One part of the Engraulis encrasicolus isolate BLACKSEA-1 chromosome 17, IST_EnEncr_1.0, whole genome shotgun sequence genome encodes these proteins:
- the uts2r2 gene encoding urotensin-2 receptor 2: protein MVAQRRANAKVNGAAAIEKKIKRGNAQRQASSRKRTVGILLLCAVVTACAVLGWSYFVANDGDITETLVSRRDLLEQPRVFPVPCSEDYDNYQRFPGCTPQSCGRAVTDTVVTREEASTLRLLAERGLSLGGSEGGASILDLHSGALSMGKQFVNIYKYSGEQIKDVFSKEDFDLYRDVRGRIQGMIAETFGLDPARLYLTKPTFFSRINSTEAKTAHDEYWHPHIDKVTYGSFDYTSLLYLSDFGTDFGGGRFIFMDATGNRTVEPRAGRVSFFSSGSENLHRVEKVMWGTRYAITVSFTCDPQHAIDNPTLP from the exons ATGGTCGCCCAACGTAGAGCGAACGCAAAAGTTAATGGAGCAGCTGCGATAGAGAAAAAAATTAAAAG GGGAAATGCTCAAAGACAAGCCTCTTCGCGGAAGAGGACGGTGGGCATCTTGCTGTTGTGTGCGGTGGTaactgcctgtgctgtgctgggatGGTCGTACTTTGTCGCCAATGATGGGGACATCACAGAGACACTGGTGTCACGCAGGGACCTATTGGAACAGCCAAGGGTCTTCCCAGTGCCATGCTCGGAGGACTATGACAACTACCAACGCTTCCCAG GTTGCACACCTCAGTCTTGTGGAAGAGCAGTCACAGACACTGTGGTCACCAGAGAAGAAGCATCAACTCTCAGGCT GTTAGCTGAAAGAGGACTCTCTCTGGGTGGATCTGAGGGAGGG GCCTCTATCCTAGACCTGCACTCAGGAGCACTGTCCATGGGGAAGCAGTTCGTGAACATCTACAA GTACTCTGGAGAGCAAATCAAAgatgttttctccaaggaggatTTTGACCTCTACAG AGACGTGCGTGGCCGCATCCAGGGCATGATAGCGGAGACGTTTGGTCTGGACCCCGCGCGTCTGTACCTGACCAAGCCCACCTTCTTCTCACGCATCAACAGCACGGAGGCCAAGACCGCTCACGACGAGTACTGGCACCCCCACATCGATAAG GTGACGTATGGGTCGTTTGATTACACCTCGCTCTTGTACCTGTCTGACTTCGGCACAGACTTTGGTGGAGGGCGGTTCATCTTCATGGATGCCACTGGGAACCGAACGGTCGAACCAAGAGCAG gAAGAgtgtctttcttctcctctggcTCTGAGAATCTGCACCGCGTGGAGAAGGTGATGTGGGGAACGCGCTACGCCATCACCGTGTCCTTCACCTGTGACCCCCAACACGCCATCGACAACCCCACTCTACCATAG